A region from the Coffea eugenioides isolate CCC68of unplaced genomic scaffold, Ceug_1.0 ScVebR1_3052;HRSCAF=4191, whole genome shotgun sequence genome encodes:
- the LOC113757406 gene encoding disease resistance protein At4g27190-like produces the protein MAMQDIGVSIVGKITEKFIDPIMRQFQYLFCYRSNVETLRNGIKKLELTKTEVQRSVDAARNNGEEIKPIVTDWLRQADGLEKEADTIFEGMENVKVNCFKIVRLPNLKSRYLIGRHAAKRGNDAEKHLRERRFDEVGYLPPLGKMPFSESTPSFEESLITRMSMKREVIEALKQDKRSLLAICGMAGVGKTFLLEQIADQVKSEKLFDGVAFATISQNPDMRNIQNQLAEQLRMKLKSEHSGRARAEQIYTRLINSDKRNLVMLDDIWEEVDLRSLGIPIRSGKCKSLTVVLTSRFSHVCRNMEAEIFEVNALPKEEAWHLFKEVAGISDDSALSDVAKQVAEECKGLPLAIVVVARAFRTNYTTPESWKLALGQLKKYTMRDLERVQDLVFSRIEWSYDRLKSVEAKSLLLFCSLFPEDYSIPVECLVRYGKGLKMFQDRETLGDMRYRVDQSISDLKSCYLLLTDGGKEDHVKLHDVVRDVCLKIASEGEHVFLVRNVGGKEGHPQPDSFGRYTAVSLTWKGNSNGPFPLGEECPKLRLLRLVFQSGKMISLSPDSFAGMEDLRVMEFNKLQIEFSPSDPGQMLMSLRTLCLDYCELGIGTSSMIGYMTQLEILSFFESRLRDNQFPTEIAQLSNLKVLDLRVESSRHPLSLGILSSLKKLEELYMGFHRPLRLGRNAEEERGCIKEITSLACLECLQINLHGIDDLLLLLREFPVERLSRFNISCKQTQTKNGGDYQFRRNFKLYLPDEKDSELALCPAVTSIIRRTENLILDLGFLFRSGNFVNDLDESGFVNLKRLRLKSGSWECLIDSTTNLAPRHVFENLVFMELTSGKLEEICYGNLPPRCFSQLQEMKLLRMNFIEYLWKGPIEPPSLCNLRGIEVSNCQRITTLFSQSVLKCLVKLQKIVVYSCENLESIVMREENMKDQVLELPQLKVVTLKYTGLEGFGCEGDTYSRAFLNQVSLPRLEMLDLTSPGYRPEQFVGGEMLRGSLENLRSLVLSSCYFIRCIAKADGVALLENLQSFSMGDCPSMELLFDLEGLKVPIPSKKELEILPNLKSLELRGLTRLTHIWRNYPKGIRVFQNLRILQVEGCSLPCLFYPPCVADMLVSLEKLKVGLCPAMYGVIAGENEETSQEDHDGGEKREISLGRTNKEFLFPKLSSLSFVNLQNLQSFSGGHHEDCEFKFPSLTQLEIMRCPELKNLCPGKLDAPLLKKVKVEENDANIPLDLMVDIS, from the exons ATGGCCATGCAAGATATTGGCGTTTCGATTGTGGGGAAAATCACGGAGAAGTTTATTGATCCAATTATGCGTCAATTTCAGTATTTATTTTGCTATAGAAGCAACGTTGAAACCCTGAGGAATGGCATCAAAAAACTCGAGCTAACGAAAACTGAGGTGCAACGATCGGTAGATGCAGCAAGAAACAATGGtgaagaaattaaaccaattgTTACTGATTGGCTAAGGCAGGCTGATGGTCTAGAGAAAGAGGCAGATACTATTTTTGAGGGTATGGAGAATGTTAAGGTGAATTGCTTTAAAATTGTTAGGCTCCCGAATTTGAAGTCACGTTATTTGATAGGCCGCCATGCTGCCAAAAGAGGAAATGATGCTGAAAAACATCTCAGAGAGAGGCGGTTTGATGAAGTTGGATACCTTCCTCCACTGGGGAAAATGCCTTTTAGTGAATCAACCCCATCCTTTGAGGAAAGTCTAATTACAAGGATGTCAATGAAAAGGGAAGTGATTGAAGCTCTAAAGCAGGATAAAAGAAGTCTACTCGCAATTTGTGGTATGGCCGGCGTAGGCAAGACTTTTTTGTTGGAGCAAATTGCCGACCAGGTTAAGTCTGAGAAACTGTTTGATGGCGTAGCCTTTGCAACTATTTCTCAAAATCCAGACATGAGAAATATCCAAAATCAACTTGCTGAGCAGTTAAGGATGAAATTAAAATCTGAGCACAGTGGTCGTGCAAGAGCTGAACAGATTTATACTAGACTAATCAATAGTGACAAGAGAAATCTTGTTATGCTGGATGACATTTGGGAAGAAGTGGATCTTAGGAGTCTAGGAATTCCCATTAGATCAGGTAAGTGCAAGAGCTTAACAGTTGTATTGACATCTCGGTTCTCTCATGTGTGTAGGAACATGGAAGCAGAAATTTTTGAGGTGAATGCCTTGCCTAAGGAAGAAGCATGGCATCTTTTTAAAGAGGTTGCGGGAATTTCCGATGATTCAGCTTTGAGTGACGTTGCAAAACAAGTTGCAGAAGAATGCAAAGGATTACCTCTAGCAATCGTTGTTGTTGCCAGGGCATTTAGGACTAATTATACAACACCAGAATCCTGGAAACTCGCCCTTGGACAGCTAAAGAAGTACACAATGAGAGACCTAGAAAGAGTTCAAGATTTGGTGTTTTCCAGAATCGAATGGAGCTATGATCGTTTGAAAAGTGTTGAAGCCAAGTCACTACTACTGTTTTGCAGCTTGTTTCCAGAGGATTATAGCATTCCAGTCGAATGTTTGGTTAGGTATGGGAAAGGGTTGAAAATGTTCCAAGATAGAGAGACTTTGGGAGATATGAGATACAGAGTAGACCAGAGTATCAGTGACCTTAAAAGTTGCTATTTGTTGCTAACCGATGGTGGAAAAGAAGACCATGTAAAATTGCATGATGTCGTGCGAGATGTTTGCTTGAAAATTGCATCAGAAGGCGAGCATGTATTTTTGGTAAGGAATGTTGGAGGAAAAGAAGGGCACCCGCAACCTGATTCATTTGGTCGTTATACAGCTGTTTCGCTGACATGGAAGGGCAATTCTAATGGACCATTTCCATTGGGAGAGGAATGTCCAAAGCTTAGGCTGCTGCGTTTGGTCTTCCAGTCAGGCAAAATGATCAGCCTATCACCAGATtcttttgcagggatggaagaTCTCAGGGTCATGGAGTTTAACAAATTACAAATTGAATTTTCACCATCAGATCCTGGCCAAATGTTGATGAGCCTTCGGACATTGTGCCTGGATTATTGTGAGTTAGGGATTGGAACGTCGTCGATGATTGGATACATGACGCAATTGGAGATTTTGAGCTTCTTTGAGTCCAGACTTCGGGATAATCAGTTTCCAACCGAAATTGCTCAGCTGAGTAATTTAAAGGTGTTGGATTTGAGGGTTGAAAGTAGCCGCCACCCGTTGTCTCTTGGTATCTTGTCAAGCTTGAAAAAGCTAGAAGAATTGTATATGGGATTTCATCGTCCATTGCGGCTAGGGAGAAATGCAGAAGAAGAAAGAGGATGCATTAAAGAGATCACATCACTGGCTTGCCTTGAATGTCTCCAAATTAATTTACATGGCATTGACGACCTGCTTCTATTATTACGCGAATTCCCTGTTGAGAGGTTGTcaagatttaacattagttgcAAACAAACTCAGACAAAAAACGGTGGAGACTATCAATTTCGGAGGAATTTCAAACTTTATTTGCCTGACGAGAAAGATTCCGAACTAGCATTGTGTCCTGCAGTTACTAGCATAATCAGGAGAACTGAGAATCTCATTTTGGACCTTGGGTTCTTGTTTCGCTCGGGGAATTTTGTGAATGACTTAGATGAAAGTGGATTTGTCAATTTGAAAAGGCTCAGATTGAAGTCGGGTTCATGGGAATGCCTTATTGATTCCACCACCAACCTAGCTCCTCGACATGTTTTTGAAAATCTGGTGTTCATGGAATTAACATCTGGCAAATTGGAAGAAATATGTTATGGAAATCTTCCACCTCGTTGCTTCAGCCAACTTCAAGAGATGAAACTCCTGAGAATGAATTTTATTGAGTACTTGTGGAAGGGGCCAATTGAACCTCCGTCACTTTGCAATCTCAGAGGTATTGAGGTATCTAACTGTCAGCGAATCACAACTCTCTTCTCACAATCAGTGTTGAAATGTCTAGTGAAACTCCAAAAGATAGTCGTATATAGTTGTGAAAATTTGGAAAGCATTGTTATGAGGGAAGAAAATATGAAGGATCAAGTGCTTGAGTTACCCCAACTCAAAGTAGTAACACTTAAATATACGGGCTTAGAGGGCTTTGGCTGCGAAGGCGATACATATTCCAGAGCTTTTCTCAACcag GTCTCACTCCCTCGGTTGGAAATGCTAGACCTTACAAGTCCTGGTTATCGCCCAGAACAATTTGTAGGAGGTGAAATGCTTAGAGGGTCTCTTGAGAACTTAAGATCTTTGGTGCTTTCAAGTTGCTATTTTATCAGATGCATTGCGAAAGCTGATGGTGTGGCATTGTTAGAGAATCTGCAGAGCTTTTCTATGGGTGATTGTCCTTCGATGGAATTACTTTTCGACCTTGAGGGTCTAAAAGTTCCCATTCCATCAAAAAAGGAGCTTGAAATTCTTCCCAATCTAAAGTCACTGGAATTGAGAGGGTTAACAAGATTAACCCACATTTGGAGGAATTATCCAAAAGGGATTCGAGTATTCCAAAACTTGAGAATATTACAAGTAGAGGGGTGCAGTTTACCATGTTTGTTTTATCCACCTTGCGTGGCTGATATGCTTGTAAGTCTTGAAAAATTGAAAGTTGGTCTTTGCCCGGCTATGTATGGAGTTATAGCGGGGGAAAATGAAGAGACCAGTCAAGAAGATCATGATGGTggggaaaaaagagaaatttcATTGGGAAGAACCAACAAGGAGTTTTTGTTCCCAAAACTAAGCTCCTTAAGCTTTGTAAACCTCCAAAATCTTCAAAGCTTCAGTGGTGGTCACCACGAGGATTGTGAATTCAAATTTCCTTCACTGACCCAATTGGAAATAATGCGTTGCCCGGAGTTGAAGAATTTGTGTCCCGGAAAATTGGATGCACCATTACTTAAGAAAGTCAAAGTGGAAGAGAATGATGCTAATATTCCTCTGGATTTAATGGTAGACATATCCTAA